A region of the Exiguobacterium aurantiacum DSM 6208 genome:
GCGTTCGGTGCTCCGGACATCAATCATCCCAGGATTGCTCGAGGCGGCTCGTTATAATACGTCGCGTCAACAAGCCAACGTGCGATTGTATGAGACAGGACGCGTCTATGTCGAACAAGGTGAGACGTTGCCACGTGAAACGGAGCGGGTCGCCGGCGTATTGACGGGACTCTGGTACGATCACCGTTCACAAGGAACGCGTGTCCCGGTCGATTACTTCGTTGCCAAAGGGGCTGTTGAGACGCTCTTGGCTGCGCTACGTGTCGAAGCGACGTATGAGGCGGCCGTGGTTGCGGATATGCACCCAGGTCGTACCGCAAACGTGCTCATCGACGGACGTGTCATCGGTTACGTCGGACAAGTCCACCCAGGCGTGTCCAAAGACGTGTACGGATTGAAAGAAGTGTACGTGTTCGAACTTGACTTGGACGTGTTGCAACAGACAGCCGAGCTCATCTATGAAGATGTGCCGCGTTTCCCATCCGTCACACGCGACTTAGCGCTCGTGTTGAAGCGTGACATCCCGGCCGGTCAAGTCGAAGCGACAATCAAACAGGCGGCTGGACCGCTGTTGATCGATCTCGCGTTGTTCGATGTGTACACGGGTGAGAACGTCGGGGAAGACGAGAAGTCGCTCGCCTTCTCACTTAAATATCAAGATCCGACGCGCACGCTTCAAGATGAAGAAGTGACAGCGTCTTACGAGGCGATTATCGCCGCTGTGAAAGTAGCTCACGGCGCTGACGTTCGCGCTTAACACAAAAAACTGCGATTCCTAAACTTAGGAATCGCAGTTTTTTGTCATTGCACTTCGAGTGCCAAGTCACCAAACTTCGTCCATCCGACGAGGCAAGTCACTTTATAAAGAAGGAACGTAATGACTGCCGGAAGCACGACGCCCGTGCCGACGAAGATGGCGAACGCTTCGACGCCTTGCGCCGCCAAGATGTTGAGTGGTGCGATCATTGAGTTCAAACCGAGGCCGGCAATCTCGTACGGTACTTCGAGCGAGAACCAGAGCGTCGCGATCGGGGCGCTGATCATGGCCGCGATGAACGGCGGCATGACGACGCGTGGATTTTTGACGACGTTCGGAAACTGGACTTTCGGTGTGACGAAGAACGATGCGACCAAACCGCCTGGGTCGGTTTGGCGATAGGCCATGAGCGTGAAACCGACGAACTGGGCCGTACAACCGATCAAGGCGGCAGCACTCGCGACTGGATCGAGTTGAAGCGCGATGGCGAGCGCGGCCGATGAAGCCGGTGACATGAGCATAACACTGAAGACGAGTGCGATGACGAGTGATGTGGCGATTGGTGACGTATTGACGGAAGCCGTGATGCTAGCGCTGATCGAGTTGATGAGCGGTGTCGTGACGGCAGCAGCCCCGACGCCGACGATGCCGCCGCCAAGGACGGCGGAAACCGGGACGACCATCATGTCAAACTTCGTCTTCCCGAGTACACGCTTTCCAATCCAGACGGCAGCAGCCGCTGCGATCAACGCACTGATCGGTTGACCAGGGACGAGGACGAGTCCACTTTCGGTCGGTTGGAGCGCGGCCCCGCCGACGGTCGCCGCAATCATCGAACTGAATAAAATGAGGGTATTCCCGCCGAGCTGATAGGCGACACCGGCACCGAGCGCCGGAGCGAGCAAGGACTTGGCGACTTGGCCGATTGTGACGAGCATATCGAGTCCTGTCATTTTACCGATCGTCTCGATCAGCAGTCCGACCCCGAGCGTGACGAGGACGGCGCTTGCCATCCCTGCTGATATTTTAATCATTCGATCCATTGCGTACTGTTTCACTTCCATCATCTCCTCTGTCTATTTTCCAACAAAAAAACCTATCCGGATGGGATAGGCGCACGATACAAACGGTGAGCGCCTCGTCCGAAACCATCGAAACAAGGGCCCAAAAATTCGTCTCGGTCATCGAGTCGATTTTCAGTCCCTTCGTCGAATAATAATCAGCAGGCCGTGTTGTGTCTGTGTATGCATGGCGTTTCGCTCCTCCGTTTTGCTAAGATTTGTCTTAGACTAACACGATAATTTTCAATAATCAATATTTTCTGAAAATTTATTTGAAAATATTTGTCGGCCGCCAAAAAAAGAAAGGTAACCGCTCATTTTTGTAAGCGTTACCTTTCTTGAGTTAATTCGTTAAGACGTGCTAGCCGTGATCAATCCGACTTGTTCATCGATAAAGTTCATCGATACGGTGTTGAAGATGTCCGGCTGGTCGACGTTAACGACGTGACCGGAGTCATGGACGACGTGAACGTTCGCTGTCGGCTGATGTTTCGCCGTGCGTTCGACCGCCTCAAGGAACATGTAGTCCTCGTCTCCCATCACGTACAAGATTGGAACGGACGTTTGAATCGACGAGAAATGGCGCAACAACGGATTCATGTTCTCGGTCATTTTGAACCAACGGATGAATTCACGCTGGCAAAGGTTAGCCGCATCGCGGACGAACATCATCCGAGACTTCTTGTGGCGTTTTTTCGGCAATAAAATCCAGGCGAACAGTTGATAGAGCCACATGTACGGGACGAAGCTTTGGACGAGGCTGCCGAGACGAATCAACAACGTCGATCGAACGTTGAATTTGACGATCGCGCCCCCGAGCACGACCGAGGCGATTCGTTCCGGATGATGCTCGAACATCGCTTGAATGACGATTGTCCCGAGCGATAGACCGACCATGTGGCCTTTTTCGATGTTCAAGTGGTCCATCACTTCGACTACGTCCTCGACGACGACGTCGAGTGTATACGCGTTGAGCGGTTGCGTCAACGATTGCTCGGCATCATACGATCCGCCATGGCCGCGCAAATCGAGCAACAGGACGTTGTATTTCTTTTTAAACGGTCGGATTTGACGATACCAGTGAGACAGGCTCCCCCCGGCGCCATGAATAAAGATGACCCAAGGATGATCGTCGCTTAATGTATACGTTTTATAATGCAACATGAACGCTATCCTCCAAAAATTTTTAAGTTCATTAAACCTTGAAACAAATATACCATATGTCGACGAGGAGCACTATCGTTTCAACTCGCTCAAACGCACGGCTTTTTTCGTGTTGGCGAAGTGAACTTTAGCGATGTCATTCAACCGTTCGACGCCATCACGCTTAATCAACGTGGCGGCGACTTGGTCGACTTTGGCGCCGGCTCCTTTTGGTAACGTGACGCCGACGGTTTGACTCAATTTGTCCATCTCCTTCAAAAAGAACGCGCGCGCCAAAATCGAGGCGGCGGCGACGGCCACGTGAAGTCCTTCCGCCTTGGTGGAAAAGAAGACATCGTCCTTGACGACAGCGGCTTCACCGCTTAAATGTCTGTAATAGACGTTCTTTTCGGCGAACTGGTCGATCAAGATGGCGTCTGGCTTCTGATCCAGTTTTTTTAATAACGCTGACAAGGCAGCATTATGGGCGATTGCCGTCATCTTTCCTTGTGTCATCGTCCGTTGCATCTTATTGTACATCGGATTATGGAGCGTTGCTTTTTGATACGGGATGGTGACGTGCAAGTCGCGGGCGATGCGCTTGATGTCTGTGTCCGATAACAACTTGGAGTCTTTGACGCCGAGTTCTTTGACGAGTGCGATGTTGTCGCTCGACACGTAGGCGGCGACGACGACGAGTGGACCGAAGAAGTCGCCTTTTCCGACTTCGTCGCTACCGATGACGGACCAGTCGGAAAAGCCTTCAGGCAATGTCGTTTTAGGGACGGATGCCGCCTTTTGGATGACGTCTCCCCATTTCGCTGCTTCTTGTTCAGCGGTTCGGCCTTGGAACATGACTTTACCCGAATTGTAGACGGTAATCACGCACGTCGGTGTCTTTGCACAGAAACGAGCGTGAGGAGGCGGGCTGACCGCTTGGGAGGAATACGTTTCGATGAGGGCACGTTGCGCCTCGACCGATAATTTGATGACTTGATTGCCCAACAGGAGCACTTCCTTTCTGTCTCGCAAATTAATCTTACATTTTTTTTGTGGATTTTGAAACCAACATCCCGGCTTTTTCGTATGAAACAATGAGTCGAGAAGAAGTGAGGTGAGACGAAGATGTGGTGGCGCGATGACACGGAGCAAGATGAGGCTGGATCCCTCTATAAACAGATTCTCGAACTTGAGTCGAGGATCGCGAAACTAGTTGCCCATCAAGTGCGGGTGCGTCGGCTGCTCATGCAAGAGTCGTCCGAGGCGACGGCTGATCAAATCATTACGTTGCAAGCGGAAGTCGATCATTATTTAACGCTACTTCGTCAGGAAAGAGTGGAGGCCGTCGACCGATATGAACGCTTGCGTTTTGAGCAAACAATCGGTCGTGTGCGTGAACATGTCGAACAACCGACACGCCCGCTCACTGAGTGGGACACGATCGAACGGGCGCTCGCGCTCGAAGTTGAACATCTGCGCCGCGTGCTCGCTTTCGAGCATGAACGCCGGAGCGAGGAGGGGTGGTAATGGAATCAATTGATCAATTATATTGGTGGGTATTGATCATCGCCGGGCTCGGCACGTTCATTTATATGCTGTTCTCCGATGCGTTCGATTTATTTGAAGGCTGGTTCAACCCGGCTGTCATCCTTTCGTTCTTGGCACTCGGGGCGGGGATCGGTCTCATTTTAAATGCGCTCGCGCACGTCTCGCCGATGATCGGGCTTGCCGTTGCCCTCGTCGGGTCGTTCGCCTTGACGACGCTTCTTTACTTATTCGTCTTATTGCCGCTCTCGAACGCGGAGGAATCAATCGGCATGACCGATGAGTCGCTCATCGGCCTCGTCGGTCGGTTGACCGTGCCGGTCCCTGAAGGCGGCTACGGGGAAGTGCTCGTCGAATCGGTCACCGGGTCAGTAGTAAAGACGGCGCAAAGTATCGACGAAAAAGCGATTCCGAGCGAACGGCGCGTCGTTATCATTGAAGTAGAACGAAATATTGCGATCGTCATGGAATATGACGAGCCGACAATCCGGAAGGAGAATGGATAGATGGATACAGTCATACTTGCAAGCATTATCGTCGGGGTGATCATTCTTTCCCTGATTTTTGTATTCGTATTAAAGTACCGTACGGTCGGACCGGATGAGGCGTTGATCGTCACCGGTAGTTACTTAGGGAAGAAAAATGTCCATAGCGACGCCTCGGGCAACCGGGTCAAAATCATTCGTGGTGGCGGTACGTTCGTCTTGCCGGTCTTCCAACAGGCAGAACCGCTCAGCCTTCTTTCAAGCAAGCTCGAAGTGACGACACCGGAAGTGTACACGGAGCAAGGTGTTCCGGTCATGGCGGATGGGACAGCCATCATTAAAATCGGTGGGTCGATCAGCGAAATCGCGACGGCGGCCGAACAATTCCTCGGTAAACCGAAAATCGAGCGCGAGAACGAAGCGAAAGAAGTGCTCGAAGGTCACCTCCGTTCTATCCTCGGTTCGATGACTGTCGAAGAGATTTATAAAAACCGTGACAAGTTCTCGCAAGAAGTGCAACGCGTCGCCTCGCAAGATTTGGCCAAGATGGGTCTCGTCATCGTCTCGTTCACAATTAAAGACGTCCGCGATAAGAACGGTTATCTTGAGTCGCTCGGGAAGCCGCGGATTGCCCAAGTGAAGCGCGACGCTGACATCGCGACGGCAGAAGCCGACAAAGAGACACGCATCAAGCAAGCGGAAGCGATGAAAGACGCGAAGAAAGCGGAACTTGAGCGGGCTTCAGAGATCGCTGAAGCCGAGAAAGAGAATCAGCTTCGGATCGCGGCATATCGTCGTGAACAAGACGTCGCCAAAGCCCGGGCCGACCAAGCGTACGAGCTCGAAGAGGCGAAAGCGAAACAAGAAGTCACCGAGCAACAGATGCAAGTCCAAATCATCGAGCGTCAAAAGCAAATCGAGCTCGAAGAGAAAGAGATTATGCGTCGTGAGAAACAATACGACTCAGAAGTGAAGAAGAAAGCCGATGCCGACCGCTATGCGATCGAGCAGTCAGCTGAAGCCGACAAGGCGCGACAAATCGCCTCAGCGGATGCCGAGAAGTACCGGATCGAAGCGGAGGCGAAAGCCGACGCCGAACGCGTCCGACTCGCTGGTGTCGCCGAAGCGGACTCGGAACGAGCGAAAGGGGAGGCGGAAGCTGAAATCATCCGCTTGACCGGTCTCGCTGAAGCCGAAGCGAAACAGAAGATTGCGGAAGCGTTCGAGCAATACGGACAGGCGGCCATTCTCGACATGGTCGTCAAGATGCTTCCTGACTATGCGAAACAGATTGCGGCGCCGCTCGGTAACATCGATCAAATCACGGTCGTCGACACGGGCAGTGGCAAAGACGGTGGGGCCGGAAAAGTGACTGGTTACGCGACCGACTTGATGGCGTCGCTTCAACAGACGCTCAAAGCCTCGTCTGGCATCGACATGAAAGATTTGCTCGACAACTTTGTCGGGAAAGGTAGCGTCCCGACTGGTGATACGTCAGACCGCACGTTGACGGAACCGACTGTCGCGGCAACAGAAGAATAACGAGCAAGGCTGTAGACGATTCGTCTGCAGCCTTTTTTTCACGGATGATTCCCCTAACTTTCAACTGGAATGACTTCAAGCCAAGTCGAATTCTGTCGATAAGTAAGATGTCAGACTAATAGAGAGAGGGAGTAAAGTCATGAGAAAAGCAGTTATGATCGGAATGATGACCGCGTGCGTTGCTTGGTTATCGGGATGTCAATCCGTGATCAATCAACCAGAGGCGACCGTCGAGGAGCGGCAATCGATGGGTGTCGTCTTATCGGACGTCGGTCTCGGGGACCAGTCGTTCAGCGATGCGGCGATGCGCGGGATGGGCCAACTACGGGAGACTGGAGAGTGGTTCGTCGACTATCGGGAGCTTGACGAGACCGAGACGTATAAAGCGGGCTTCGAGCAACTCGTCGCCGACGGGCATGACGTCATCATCGGTCTCGGCTTCGCTTGCCAGGCCGACTTGGAAACAGTGGCGACCGCCAACCCGGACCAGCAGTTCGCTTTGATCGACGCGGTGTCGACATTACCGAACGTCATCTCGGTCACGTTTGAAGAAGTGGAGGGAAGTGCCTTGGCCGGTGCTGTCGCTGGACTAGAGACTGATACGGACAAAATCGGATTCATCGGCGGAGTGGACAATGAACTGATTCAGAAATTTTCTACCGGATTTTTGCTCGGTGCAAAGGCGGTAAATGAAGACGTCGAGCTCATCGTCGATTATGCGAACGATTTCGCCTCTCCGGACATCGGCCGCATGTTGGCGGAAAAACAAATTCAAGCGGGCGTTGACGTGTTGTATGCAGCGGCAGGACTGACGGGTGTCGGCGTGTTAGAGACCGCTGAAAAGAACGGGGTGAAGGCGATCGGTGTCGATAGCGACCAATCGATGATTGCCCCGGACGCCGTCATCACATCGATGTTGAAACAAGTCGACTTGGCGATCGTCGAAATTGCGAACAACGTCAAAGCAGATGTATTCAGTGAACATTACGTGCTCGGTCTCGACCAAGGCGGTGTCGGCTTGTCAGCGCTGCGGCGCATCCAATGGACCGAAGACGAGCGTGAACGGTTTGAATCGTTCGAGAAACGTCTGATGGAGGGGGCACAGTGATGAGTTTACGGAAACGATTTATTTTCTCCACCGTCTTCACGGTGCTGTTGATTATACTGATGATGAGTTACGTCTTGACGACATTGAACCGATTGCAGACTTATAATGAACAGTACGGTTCACAGATGATTGAGTTGTCGCAACTCGAGACGTCGCTGCTCCAAGAACAGTCGCTTTGGACGTCGCTCGGTGAGCAGATGAGCCCGGCGACGCTCAATCAATTGGAGCGTATCCGCCTGAACAACACGGAGACGTTCGACACGTTGCGGGAAACGTATTTGATTCCAGCCTTCGAAGAGCATCTGGAGCGAGCGACGATGAAATATGAACGCATCAGCGCCGACGTCGAGACGGCCCGTGAAGGCGGAATTGCGGCGCGCATCCAAGCCGCCAAGCTCGAAGGTCTGCTGAATGACGTGAACACGCTCTTGCTCAAGAACGGTACGTTTTATGAGGCGTTGCAACGTGAAGCGGCCGAGGAGACGAGACGTCTGTTCATCGTGTCGATCGTCCTGACAGGGTTCGTCATTCTCGCACTCGGGATTTACAACTTTTTCTTTGCCCGGTCGATCACACTTCCGCTCGAGCGGAACGTCGAGGCGGCCGAAGCGATCGCGTCTGGTCGGTTGATCACGTTACCGGACTCGACCCGGCGCGATGAGATTGGGCGATTGGAGCGGGCGATGCAAGACATGACGGCCTCCCTGCAGACGGTCATCGGATCGATCCGCGTCACCTCGATGCGAGTGAATGACATGACCGAGACGGCGGCAGCCGAGAACGAGGCGGTCGTGAGCACGACATCGAACATCACGAACGCGGTCGACGAAATGGCGAACGGCGCCCAATCGATCGCGACCGAACTTCAAGAGACGCTTGAATCGGTCGGTATTATGGCTTCTTCATTCGAAACGAGCCTGGACCAGACGAGGCAGACGACCGAAGAAACGACCGAGATGACACGTGAAGTGGCCGCTGGGATCGAAACGCTCACCGATCAAGAACGCATTTTGCACCAATCGAGTGAGCGAAACGGGATGCTCGTGACCCGGATGGAACAGTTCGCACGGAACACGGCCGAAATTGAGAAGATGGCAAAACTCGTCGAAGATGTGGCGGCACAGACGAATTTGCTCGCTCTGAACGCAGCCATCGAGGCCGCGCGAGCAGGTGAGGCAGGGCGTGGATTCGCTGTCGTTGCGAGCGAAGTGAAGAAGTTAGCCGAAGAGAGCAACGTGGCGACCCGTTCAATCTTTGGTGTCGTCCAGTCGATCCATGAAGAAGTCGAACGATTGAAGGAGACGGTCGAAGAATCAAGCCGCGAACAGAACGCCCAACTTCAAGCGTTCGGATTGACGAAACAAGCGTTCACACGCATTCATGACCGGACCGACCACGTGGCCACATTCGTCTCGACGATCGAACGCGAGATGGTCGCCTCGAGCCGTGAAGTGACGAACGTGTTGAAGCGGGTCGAGGAAGTGAGCGGCGTGACCGAAGAACTGGCAGCCGGGAACGAAGAAGTGGCCGCCTCGATGAAAGAACAACAAGCAAGTTTCGATCAAATCTTTGCCTTGATGCAAGAGTTAGAAGGGCAAGCGGCAGCGCTCGCGAGCCAAGTCCAACATTTTGAGAACGAATGAGGAAGAGACAAGTTTCGGCTTGTCTCTTTTTTGTCGTGTTGCTGGATGAGGAAAGTGAAGAGAGTGCTCACAGAAGGGCGGGGCAACGATGCGTTAACGAAGCGAACATTATCGACACACGTGCATCATACTAGGAAGTGAACATTTGTCGACATGGAGGGATGCGTAATGGAGAAATGGAAGCGGTACGTCGTCGGGCTCGTCGTTGGACTCTTCATCGGTGTCGGGTATTTATTCGCGTCAAAACAGCCAGAGACGACGATCGTTGAAGAATTCACTGTCACAGAAGAAGTGGAACCGAACGTGTCGGCAGAAGGAGGAGTGTCTCAAGTCGTCGTATACGTGGCCGGCGCGGTCGAGACGCCGGACGTGTACACGATGCCTCAAGGCGCAAGAGTCGGAGACGTGTTGACGCTCGCCGTTTTGACGAGCGACGCCGACCCGCAACAGTTGAACTTGGCCCAACTGCTCGTCGACGGCACTAAAGTCACCGTCCCGCGGAAAGGTGAGGTCCTCGTGGCCGCACCGGATACGACTAGTGGCGGGACGAACGGTGTCCATGTCAACAGTGCGACAAAAGAGGAGTTGATGAGCGTACCTGGCATCGGTCCTGCCAAGGCAGACGCGATTTTAACCTACTTGCAGACGCACGGACCGTTCAAGTCGTACGAGGAGATCGGGAACGTCAAAGGGTTTGGTGAGAAGACGCTAGAGAGCATGGAAGGGTATTTGCTGGTCCCGTGACATGCCGATCTATCCGTTCCTTCCCATCATGCTCGTCATTGCCTTCACATACGAGATGTGGCCGATTGCGTTGCTCGTCGGCGTACTTCTCGCGCTGACGTTTCGTGGTCAAGCGATGGCCACTCATATCGGGGCGAGCTGTCTCGCCCTAATCGTCTTCGTTCACGGCGCCCCGCTGCCGGTCACAGGAGAGGTGCCGTACGCTTTTGAGATTGAGAGCCGCAGGGATAACGGTCGTTCGGTTCGATTATATGGCACGATCGGCGACGCGAGCGGGGTGTTGGTCGGACGGGACGTATCGGCGGGGCGTCCAGGCGAGACGTGCCATGTGATGTTTGAGACGGAACCGTTCTCCCCGCTTCGAAACGTCGGAGGGTTTGACGAGGCGTCTTGGGCACTCGGGTCAGGGCTCAGCTTCAAAGGAAAGAACAGCTCGATTGAATCGTGTCGTCCGACAGCCACTTGGAACGGGAGGATGCTACGGTTCAAAGACCGGCAGCTCTTGAAGATCGAGACGAGGCACCGTCCGGACGTCGCCCTTTACATGCAGGCGCTCTTGTTCGGGGAAGGGCGTTTGTTAGATGAGGAGACGTCTTTCTCGTACCGTGTGACCGGACTGCTCCATCTGCTCGTCATTTCAGGGTCACATATCGCCATGCTCGTGATCGCGTTCAAATGGCTCATGCGTCCGCTGCCGCTCCATCGGGAGACGAAGACGGTGTTCATCATGGTCGGTGTGACGGCGTTCGGTTGGCTGACCGGCTTTTCGCCGCCGGTCGCGCGTGCCGTACTCGTGGCGGACGTGCTGCTCGCCTTGACACTCGTCGGCTACTCGGTCCGTGATCCGATGCGGCTGCTCAGTTGGTGCGCGGCGGTGCTGTTGGCGTTGCACCCTTATTTATTGTTCAATCTCGGGTTTCAATTGACGGTCGGGATGACCCTCTTCTTGATTGTGACCCGTTCGATATGGACGAACGTGTTCAGCTTGGCGCTTTACGCCCAGTGGTTCGGGTTGATTGTCCTTTGGGCCGTCCAACCAGTCATTTCATGGTTCGCTCCGCTCTACAATGTGATCGTGGCCATCTTGATCTCTTGGGTCATTATTCCGCTCGCTTTGTTGACGTACGTGTTTCCGTCGAGCGATCGGTTGTTACACCCGATCCTCGACGGGTTGAACGGGACGTTCGCGCTTCACCATACGTACAAACCGTGGTTCCCGCTCCACGACGTGACGCTTTGGCATAGTCTGTATCTCGCGGGCTCGTTGTGGGTCGGACTCGTGATATTGGAGCGCGGACGGAAGGTGGGTTGGCTGTGCGCAGGGGCGGCGCTTCTCGCCTTGGCGTTCATGTTAGAGTCGGCCGAAGAAGACCGGGTCACGTTTTTAGACGTCGGTCAAGGGGATGCGATCGTCGTCGAGGCGAACGGGGTGACAGGGGTGATCGATGTCGGTGGGGTGTATCAAGACCCAGACGAGAGGAAACGGTCGACGTTTGACCCAGGTGCTGATGTCGTCGTTCCGTACGTTTGGAAGCGAGGCGAGCGGGAACTGGACTTCTTGTTGCTCACTCATGCCGACCACGACCATATCGGCGGCTTGACCGGTGTCCTCGAGAAGCTGCAGGTCCGTGAGGTATGGCTGGCGGCCGAAGGAACTGATCAAACGAAGCGGTCCGAACTGTTATCGACGCTCGCGACGTACGACGTCCCGGTCCGTTTCGTTCGAGCGGGTGACCGACCGTATCCGTGGATGTGGATCGTCAGTCCGACTGAGAGGGAAGACGATGAGAACGCTAACTCTGTATCGGTCTATATGATGGTCGGTGGGCTGAAATATTTGTTGACGGGTGACTTGCCTGAGGCCGGTGAAAAGAAGTTACCGACCGTCGATGTCGATGTGTTCAAGCTCGGTCATCACGGGTCGGACACATCTTCGAGTGAAGACTTGTTGACTCGCGTTGACCCGGAATGGACGGTCATCAGTGTCGGCAGGAATAATCGATACGGGCATCCGCATGAAGACGTGTTAGCTCGCCTTGTCGGGAAGCACGTGTTACGGACCGATGAACATGGCATGGTCGTATGTGAGCGTGGAGGGTGTCGAGGGATTGTGGAAACAGCGGTCAGCCGATGAAATGTATGATAAACTAAAAAACGATTGCTCCCCCGGGGCAATCGTTTAATACATTATAAGCTTAAGAACTTGATGAGGACACCGATCGCGAAGAGTGTGAAGAAAAAGCCGAACGGTACGATGAAGCCGATTGCTGAATCGATGGCGTCGTTCCGCTTGCACTGCACGTCGTTCTCGAACGGGTTTTCGCTTGGTGGGCGAACAGAGTTAATATGCATAGTGAGTCCCTCCTTGAAATGGTTCCGTCCTAAGTATAGCGAATCAGCGAAGGATTATCTATGTTTTAGATAAGAATAAATTGTGAAAGTGGTGTGTGTTTTGAATGAACCATGGCTACATAACGGGAAGCTGTCCAACGTTTACGTGTTGTACGGGACAGAGAAGTACTTGCTCGACACGTGGGAACGCGAAATCGTCAAAGCGGCCAACCCGTCCGGAGATCAATTCGACGTCATGCGTCTCGACCTGCATGAGACGTCACTCGATACTGCGCTCGATGAGGCCGAGACGGTACCGTTTTTCAGTGAGTATCGGACCGTCGTCGTCAAACACGCTCAGTTTTTGACCGGTGCGAAAGAAAAACAGAAACAAAACGTGGACCGGCTGACCGAATATGCCCTCCAACCAGCCCCTTATTCGGTGCTCGTCTTTATCGTTGAAGCGGAAAAGCTCGATGAGCGGAAAAAAGTCGTCAAGCGCTTGAAGGAGCGGGCCATCGTCCTTGAGGCGAAAAAGCCGAGCCAGACGGAGCTCATGCGTTACGTCGGCGATGAATTGAGCCGTCGCGGGCAGAAAATGGAGCGTTCGACCGTCGAACGGTTGTTGTTCTTATG
Encoded here:
- a CDS encoding PTS transporter subunit IIC — translated: MMEVKQYAMDRMIKISAGMASAVLVTLGVGLLIETIGKMTGLDMLVTIGQVAKSLLAPALGAGVAYQLGGNTLILFSSMIAATVGGAALQPTESGLVLVPGQPISALIAAAAAVWIGKRVLGKTKFDMMVVPVSAVLGGGIVGVGAAAVTTPLINSISASITASVNTSPIATSLVIALVFSVMLMSPASSAALAIALQLDPVASAAALIGCTAQFVGFTLMAYRQTDPGGLVASFFVTPKVQFPNVVKNPRVVMPPFIAAMISAPIATLWFSLEVPYEIAGLGLNSMIAPLNILAAQGVEAFAIFVGTGVVLPAVITFLLYKVTCLVGWTKFGDLALEVQ
- a CDS encoding alpha/beta fold hydrolase; this encodes MLHYKTYTLSDDHPWVIFIHGAGGSLSHWYRQIRPFKKKYNVLLLDLRGHGGSYDAEQSLTQPLNAYTLDVVVEDVVEVMDHLNIEKGHMVGLSLGTIVIQAMFEHHPERIASVVLGGAIVKFNVRSTLLIRLGSLVQSFVPYMWLYQLFAWILLPKKRHKKSRMMFVRDAANLCQREFIRWFKMTENMNPLLRHFSSIQTSVPILYVMGDEDYMFLEAVERTAKHQPTANVHVVHDSGHVVNVDQPDIFNTVSMNFIDEQVGLITASTS
- the rnhC gene encoding ribonuclease HIII, whose translation is MGNQVIKLSVEAQRALIETYSSQAVSPPPHARFCAKTPTCVITVYNSGKVMFQGRTAEQEAAKWGDVIQKAASVPKTTLPEGFSDWSVIGSDEVGKGDFFGPLVVVAAYVSSDNIALVKELGVKDSKLLSDTDIKRIARDLHVTIPYQKATLHNPMYNKMQRTMTQGKMTAIAHNAALSALLKKLDQKPDAILIDQFAEKNVYYRHLSGEAAVVKDDVFFSTKAEGLHVAVAAASILARAFFLKEMDKLSQTVGVTLPKGAGAKVDQVAATLIKRDGVERLNDIAKVHFANTKKAVRLSELKR
- a CDS encoding NfeD family protein, which produces MESIDQLYWWVLIIAGLGTFIYMLFSDAFDLFEGWFNPAVILSFLALGAGIGLILNALAHVSPMIGLAVALVGSFALTTLLYLFVLLPLSNAEESIGMTDESLIGLVGRLTVPVPEGGYGEVLVESVTGSVVKTAQSIDEKAIPSERRVVIIEVERNIAIVMEYDEPTIRKENG
- a CDS encoding flotillin family protein — translated: MDTVILASIIVGVIILSLIFVFVLKYRTVGPDEALIVTGSYLGKKNVHSDASGNRVKIIRGGGTFVLPVFQQAEPLSLLSSKLEVTTPEVYTEQGVPVMADGTAIIKIGGSISEIATAAEQFLGKPKIERENEAKEVLEGHLRSILGSMTVEEIYKNRDKFSQEVQRVASQDLAKMGLVIVSFTIKDVRDKNGYLESLGKPRIAQVKRDADIATAEADKETRIKQAEAMKDAKKAELERASEIAEAEKENQLRIAAYRREQDVAKARADQAYELEEAKAKQEVTEQQMQVQIIERQKQIELEEKEIMRREKQYDSEVKKKADADRYAIEQSAEADKARQIASADAEKYRIEAEAKADAERVRLAGVAEADSERAKGEAEAEIIRLTGLAEAEAKQKIAEAFEQYGQAAILDMVVKMLPDYAKQIAAPLGNIDQITVVDTGSGKDGGAGKVTGYATDLMASLQQTLKASSGIDMKDLLDNFVGKGSVPTGDTSDRTLTEPTVAATEE
- a CDS encoding BMP family lipoprotein; the encoded protein is MRKAVMIGMMTACVAWLSGCQSVINQPEATVEERQSMGVVLSDVGLGDQSFSDAAMRGMGQLRETGEWFVDYRELDETETYKAGFEQLVADGHDVIIGLGFACQADLETVATANPDQQFALIDAVSTLPNVISVTFEEVEGSALAGAVAGLETDTDKIGFIGGVDNELIQKFSTGFLLGAKAVNEDVELIVDYANDFASPDIGRMLAEKQIQAGVDVLYAAAGLTGVGVLETAEKNGVKAIGVDSDQSMIAPDAVITSMLKQVDLAIVEIANNVKADVFSEHYVLGLDQGGVGLSALRRIQWTEDERERFESFEKRLMEGAQ
- a CDS encoding methyl-accepting chemotaxis protein is translated as MSLRKRFIFSTVFTVLLIILMMSYVLTTLNRLQTYNEQYGSQMIELSQLETSLLQEQSLWTSLGEQMSPATLNQLERIRLNNTETFDTLRETYLIPAFEEHLERATMKYERISADVETAREGGIAARIQAAKLEGLLNDVNTLLLKNGTFYEALQREAAEETRRLFIVSIVLTGFVILALGIYNFFFARSITLPLERNVEAAEAIASGRLITLPDSTRRDEIGRLERAMQDMTASLQTVIGSIRVTSMRVNDMTETAAAENEAVVSTTSNITNAVDEMANGAQSIATELQETLESVGIMASSFETSLDQTRQTTEETTEMTREVAAGIETLTDQERILHQSSERNGMLVTRMEQFARNTAEIEKMAKLVEDVAAQTNLLALNAAIEAARAGEAGRGFAVVASEVKKLAEESNVATRSIFGVVQSIHEEVERLKETVEESSREQNAQLQAFGLTKQAFTRIHDRTDHVATFVSTIEREMVASSREVTNVLKRVEEVSGVTEELAAGNEEVAASMKEQQASFDQIFALMQELEGQAAALASQVQHFENE
- a CDS encoding helix-hairpin-helix domain-containing protein → MEKWKRYVVGLVVGLFIGVGYLFASKQPETTIVEEFTVTEEVEPNVSAEGGVSQVVVYVAGAVETPDVYTMPQGARVGDVLTLAVLTSDADPQQLNLAQLLVDGTKVTVPRKGEVLVAAPDTTSGGTNGVHVNSATKEELMSVPGIGPAKADAILTYLQTHGPFKSYEEIGNVKGFGEKTLESMEGYLLVP